The following is a genomic window from Variovorax paradoxus.
GGCCAGCATCGTGGCCTGCAGGATGTTGTGGGTGTCGATTTCTTCGACACTCGCCTGCGCCACCGAGCAGCACAGCGCCTTGGCAAGAATCTGGTCGTGCAGGCGCTCGCGCTGCAGGGCCGTGAGGGTCTTGGAATCGGCCAGGCCGCGAATCGGCCGCTGGTCGTCCAGGATGACGGCCGCAGCCACCACCGGGCCGGCCAGCGGCCCGCGGCCCGCTTCGTCGACGCCCGCAACCAGGCCCGGCGCGTCCCACACCAGGGCCGCCTGCTCAGCTTTCAAGAACTTTCTGGATCGCATCGGCGCAAAGTGTCGGCGTATCGCGCTGCAGTTGCACGTGCAGCTCTGAAAATTTTTGTTGCAGCGCCCGGGTCTTTTCGGGCGCATCGAGCCACTCCAGCGTGGCATGGGCCAGCGCCTCGGGCGTGGCTGCCTCCTGCAACAGTTCAGGCACGACGAACTCGCGCGCCAGGATGTTGGGCAACCCGACCCAGGGCTGGAGCTGCTTGCGCTGCATCAGGCGCCATGACAGCGAGTTCATGTTGTACGCAATGACCATCGGCCGCTTGAAAAGCGCCGCCTCGAGCGTAGCCGTGCCGCTGGCAATGAGCGTCACGTCGCAGGCGGCCAACGCGGCATGCGACTGGCCGTCGAGCAGCTTCACCCGGCCCGCCGCGCCACTGGCCTGCAACAAGGCCTCGACCTCTACGCGGAGCCCCGGAAGGATGGGGGCGACAAACTGCAATGCCGGCCTTGCCTTGAGCATTTGCGCCGCGGCGGCGAAGAATCGCGCAGCCAGATAGCGCACTTCCGAACGGCGGCTGCCTGGCAGCAAGGCGACCACCTCCGCATCGGGCGCCAGGCCCAATGCTGCACGCGCCGCGCTGCGGTCGGGCGCCATGGGAATCACGTTGGCCAGCGGGTGGCCGACATAGCTGCCCTGCACGCCGTTTTCAGCCAGCAGCGCAGGTTCGAACGGGAAGATGCACAGCACGTGGTCGGCCGCGGCCCGGATTTTTTCGATACGCTCGGCGCGCCAAGCCCAGATCGAGGGACAGACGAAGTGCACCGTCTTCATGCCTCGGCTGCGGAGGCCCGCCTCCAGATCGAGGTTGAAATCGGGGGCGTCGACGCCGATGAAGAGTTCGGGCCATTCGCGCAACAGCCGCGCCTTCAGCTGGCGGCGAATGCCGGCAATCTCGGCATAGTGGCGCAGCACTTCGATATAGCCGCGCACCGCGAGTTTTTCTTGCGGCCACCAGCTCTGCAAGCCATGCGCGAGCATTCGGGGACCGCCGATGCCGACAGTCTGGAGCGAAGGCCAGCGCGCCTGCAAGCCGTCAAGAAGCAGGCCCGCAAGCAGATCGCCGGAAGCTTCTCCCGCGACCAGCGCGAACCGTCGCTGTTCGTCCTTGCCCATGCGACTGTTACTTCAACGCGCGATGCCGCGCGTCGAATTGGCGAGAAAGCGCTCCATCAGCGCCACGTCCTCGGCCGCTTCAGGAATTTCAGCCGCCAAGGCGTTGATGCCGGCGCGCGCTTCTTCGAGCGTCTTGCCCTGCCGGTACAGCAGGCGGTGCATCTGCTTCACCGCAGCCAGCCGGGCTGCCGAGAAATCGCGGCGGCGAAGGCCCACGACGTTGAAGCCGCGGACCGCAAGCGGATTGCCATCGACCAGCATGAAGGGCGGCACGTCCTGCGACACCGCGCTGGCAAAGCCGACCATGGCGTGGGCACCCACCGAAACAAATTGGTGAATGCCCGTGAGGCCGCCGATCGTGACCCAGTCGGCCAGGTGCACGTGGCCGGCCAGCGTGGTGTTGTTGGCCAGCGTGGTGTGGTCATCGACACGGCAGTCGTGCGCGATGTGCGTGTACGCCATGATCCAGTTGTCGTTGCCCACGCGCGTGATGCCGCCCGCCCCGGGCACGCCGAGATTGAAGGTGCAAAACTCGCGAATGACGTTGCGGTCGCCAATGACCAGTTCGGTCGGCTCGCCGGCGTACTTCTTGTCCTGCGGCACGGCACCGAGCGACGAAAACTGAAAGATCCGGTTGTCGCGGCCGATGGTGGTGCGGCCTTCGATCACGCAATGCGGGCCGATGCTCGTGCCCGCGCCAACCCGCACATGGGGTCCGATGATGGTGTACGGCCCGACCGAAACCGAGGCGTCCAGTTCTGCCTTCGGGTCGATGAGCGCTGTCGGGTGAACCTGCGTCATGCCTTGTTGTAGCCGCCGCAAGATCAGTTGATCTGGCGCATGGCGCACATCAGCGTGGCCTCGCAGGCGAGCTCTGCACCGACAAGGGCACGGCCCTTGAACTTGGAGATGCCGGCCTTCATGCGCTCGATTTCGACTTCGAGCGTGAGCTGGTCGCCTGGCTCCACGGGGCGCTTGAAGCGCGCGCCGTCAATGGCGGCAAAGTAGTAGACCGTGTTGTCGTCGGGCACGATGTCCAGCGAATGGAACGACAGCAGCGCCGCTGCCTGCGCCATGGCTTCGAGCATCAGCACGCCCGGCATGACCGGACGGTGAGGAAAGTGGCCGTTGAAGAACGGCTCGTTCATGGTCACGTTCTTGAGCGCCGTGATGCGCTTGCCCTTTTCCATGTCCAGCACGCGATCCACCAGCAGGAACGGGTAACGGTGGGGCAGCAGCTTGAGGATTTGATGGATATCGAGCGTCGTCGTCATGATTTTCTGTTCCTGCATCGTCTTCACTTTTTCTGGGGGGCCTTCTCCAGCGCCTTCAGTCGTTCGCGCAGGCTGTGCAACTGCTTGAGCGTTGCAGCATTTTTTTCCCAGCTCGCATTGTCGTCGATGGGAAACATGCCGGTGTATTGGCCGGCCTTGTGGATCGAGCGGGTAACCACCGTGGCGGCCGAGACGTGCACGCCATCGGCAACGGTCAGGTGGCCCAGCACGATCGCCCCGCCGCCGAAGGTGCAATGCGCCCCAATGGTGGCGCTGCCCGCCACGCCGACGCAGCCGGCCATTGCGGTGTGCTTGCCCACGCGTACGTTGTGGCCGATCTGGATGAGGTTGTCGAGCTTGACGCCGTCTTCGATGACGGTGTCGTCGAGCGCGCCGCGGTCGATGCAGGTGTTGGCGCCGATTTCGACGTCGTTGCCGATGCGCACCGCGCCCAGCTGCTCGATCTTGACCCACTCTCCCTTGTGCGGCGCCAGGCCGAAGCCGTCGGCGCCGATCACCACGCCGGGGTGCAGCAGGCAACGTTCGCCAACAATGCAGTCTTCGCTGATCGTCACGCGCGACTTCAGGACCGTGCCGGCACCGATGCGCGCGCCCCGCTCCACCACGCACAGCGCGCTGATGCGTGCTGTCGGGTCCACATGGGCTTCCGGGTGGATGACCGCGGAGGGATGGATGCGATCGGCCTCGGGGCGCGCATGGTGCGCCTTCCAGAGCTGCGTGAGCCGCGCAAAGTAGAGATACGGATCGGCCACGACGATGAACGCGCCGCGCGCCGCCGCCGCCTCGCGCATGGCGGGCGAAACGATCACGCAGGCGGCCTTGGACGCCGCCAGTTCCTGCTGGTATTTGGGATGGCTCAGAAAACTGAGCGCATCGGGCTGGGCGTTTTGAAGCGGCGCAAGCCGCTCGATGCACAGCGCCGCGTCCCCGTGGAGCTCGCCTCCCAAGGCGTCAACAATGGCTCCGAGCTGCAGTGCCACGCCGTTTTCGCGGCGTTATTTGCCGCCCGCAGGCGCGGAAGAAGTGGTCGAGGCGTTCAGCGCCTTGATCACCTTGTCCGTGATGTCGTGCTTCGGATTGATGTAGATCGCTTCCTGCAGGATGGCGTCGTACTTTTCGGCCTCGGCCACTTGCTTGACCACTCGGTTGGCGCGTTCGTAGACCTGCTGGAGCTCTTCGTTCTTGCGCGCATTGAGGTCTTCCTGGAACTCGCGGCGGCGGCGCTGGAAATCGCGGTCCTGGTCGACCAGCGCGCGCTGGCGCGCGGTGCGCTGGCTTTCCGACAAGGTGGGCGCCTCGCGCTCGAACCTTTCGGAGGCCGACTTCAACGCCTCGCCCTGCGTCGTGAGGTCTTTCTCGCGCTTGAGAAACTCCGATTCGAGCTTGGCTTGCGCGGCCTTGGCGGGCTGGGCTTCGCGCAGCACGCGGTCCGGGTTCACGAATCCGATGCGAAAAGTCTCCTGCGCCTGGGCGGCAGGCGCGGCAACCAGTGCAAAAACGGGGATCAACAACGCGCCAGCTGCGGCGCGGATCAAATGCGTCATTTAGAAAGAAGTTCCGATCTGGAATTGCAAGCGCTGAATTCTATCCTTCGGGATCGTGACGAGGCCGGTCGCCGGATCCACCACTTCCTTCTGCGACTTGATGGGGAACGCGTAGGCCAGGCGCAGCGGGCCGAGCGGCGAAATCCAGCTGACGCCGAGGCCGACCGAAGCACGCAACTTCTTCTGTGCCTTGTACTGCGCATCGGTCAGGCCTTCTGCGCGCGAACCGAACACATTGCCGACGTCGAAGAAACCGTAGAGGCGCAGAGTGCGGTCGTTGCCGGCGCCCGGGAACGGGGTGCTCAGCTCGGCGTTGAAGATCGCCTTCTTGGTGCCGCCCAATGCGGCGCCTTCGGTCTGGCCGAGCAGCGGAGCATCGCGCGGACCCAGCGAGTTCTGCTCGAAGCCGCGGATCGAACCCAGGCCACCCGCATAGAAGTTCTTGAAGATCGGGAACGTCTTGCCGCCGAACGCCTTGCCGTAGCCGACTTCGCCGTTGATTGCGAAGGTGTACTGCTTGTTGATCGGGAAGAACTGCTGGTACTGGTAGCTCGTCTTGAGATACTTCATGTCACCGCCGACGCCCAGCTCGAGGTTGGCGCGCTGCAGGCGCCCGCTCGTCGGAACGAGTGCGCTGTCGCGGTTGTCGCGGCCCCAGCCGATGGTGAGCGGCACGCCCCACACGCTGTCCTGGTCGCATCGCGAGACGAAAAGGCCTGAGGCGTCCGTCTTGCACTGGAAGTAGTCGCGGTACGACTTGGGCGTGAGGAAGGCGAACGAGCTCTGCGCGTCGAACGCGTAGCGCTCGAGGCCGACGCCGAAGAAGACGGTGTCGACTTCGCTGAACGGCACGCCAAAGCGGATGGAAGCGCCCTGGTTAACCAGCTTGTAATCGCCGTCGACCGAGTAGTTGTACGGCCGCGTGGTGGTGTGATAGACGCTCACCGTGCGCGAGATGCCGTCCTGCGTGAAGTACGGGTCGGTCGTGGTCAGCGAAAGCGTGCGGTTGTACTTGCTGGTGTTGACCTGCAAGCCGAGGAAATTGCCCGACCCGAACACGTTCTCCTGCGAGATGCCGAAGGTGAGAGCCACCTTCTCCGCGCTGGAATAGCCGGCGCCGAGCTGCAGGCTGCCGGTGGGCTTTTCCGCCACGTTCACGACGAGGTCGACCTGGTCGGGCGAACCCGGGATTTCCTGGGTTTCGACGTTCACTTCAGTGAAGAAGCCGAGGCGGTCCACGCGGTCGCGCGAGATCTTGATCTTGTCGCCGTCGTACCACGAAGCTTCGAACTGGCGGAACTCGCGGCGGATCACTTCGTCGCGCGTCTTGGCGTTGCCGCCCACGGCCACGCGGCGCACATAGACGCGGCGCGACGGTTCGGCCTGCAACGTCAACGTCACGCGATTGTTAACGCGATCGATCTCAGGGCGAGCCTGCACACGCGCGAACGCATAGCCGAAGGTACCGAAATAATCGGTGAAGGCCTTGGTGGTTTCGGTCACCTCCTCGCCGTTGTACGGCTCGCCGGGCTTGATGCTCACGAGCGACTTGAATTCCTCGTCGCGGCCCAGGTAGTTGCCGTCGAGCTTGACGCCGGCCACCACGAATTTTTCACCTTCGGTGATGTTCACCGTCACCGTCAGGTCCTGCCGGTCGGGCGAGATGGCCACCTGCGTCGAATCGATACGGAACTCGAGGTAGCCACGCGTGATGTAGTACGAGCGAAGCGTTTCCAGGTCGGCGTTCAGCTTGGAGCGCGAATACTGGTTCGACTTGGTGTACCAGCTCATGAAACCGCCGCTGTCCTGGTCGAACAGGCTCAGCAGCGTCGATTCGCTGAAGGCCTTGTTGCCGACCACGCGCACTTCGCGGATGCGGGCGGAGTCGCCTTCGGTCACGGTGAACGTGAGGTTGACCCGGTTGCGCTCGATGGGCGTGACCGTGGTCACGACCTGCGCGTTGTAGAGGCTGCGGCTCACGTACTGGCGCTTGAGCTCCTGCTCCGCGCGGTCGGCCAGCGCCTTGTCGTACGGCCGGCCGTCGGTCAGGCCGACTTCGCGCAGCGCCTTCTGGAGCGCAGCCTTGTCGAATTCCTTGGTGCCGACGAAATCGACGTCTGCAATGGTGGGCCGCTCTTCGACGATCACCACCAGCACATTGCCGTTGACGTCGATGCGCACATCCTTGAACAAACCCAGGTCGAACAGCGCGCGAATGGCGGCCGATCCGCGTTCGTCGCTGTAGGTGTCGCCCACACGCAGCGGCAACGACGCGAAGATCGTGCC
Proteins encoded in this region:
- the lpxB gene encoding lipid-A-disaccharide synthase; amino-acid sequence: MGKDEQRRFALVAGEASGDLLAGLLLDGLQARWPSLQTVGIGGPRMLAHGLQSWWPQEKLAVRGYIEVLRHYAEIAGIRRQLKARLLREWPELFIGVDAPDFNLDLEAGLRSRGMKTVHFVCPSIWAWRAERIEKIRAAADHVLCIFPFEPALLAENGVQGSYVGHPLANVIPMAPDRSAARAALGLAPDAEVVALLPGSRRSEVRYLAARFFAAAAQMLKARPALQFVAPILPGLRVEVEALLQASGAAGRVKLLDGQSHAALAACDVTLIASGTATLEAALFKRPMVIAYNMNSLSWRLMQRKQLQPWVGLPNILAREFVVPELLQEAATPEALAHATLEWLDAPEKTRALQQKFSELHVQLQRDTPTLCADAIQKVLES
- the lpxA gene encoding acyl-ACP--UDP-N-acetylglucosamine O-acyltransferase, encoding MTQVHPTALIDPKAELDASVSVGPYTIIGPHVRVGAGTSIGPHCVIEGRTTIGRDNRIFQFSSLGAVPQDKKYAGEPTELVIGDRNVIREFCTFNLGVPGAGGITRVGNDNWIMAYTHIAHDCRVDDHTTLANNTTLAGHVHLADWVTIGGLTGIHQFVSVGAHAMVGFASAVSQDVPPFMLVDGNPLAVRGFNVVGLRRRDFSAARLAAVKQMHRLLYRQGKTLEEARAGINALAAEIPEAAEDVALMERFLANSTRGIAR
- the fabZ gene encoding 3-hydroxyacyl-ACP dehydratase FabZ; translated protein: MTTTLDIHQILKLLPHRYPFLLVDRVLDMEKGKRITALKNVTMNEPFFNGHFPHRPVMPGVLMLEAMAQAAALLSFHSLDIVPDDNTVYYFAAIDGARFKRPVEPGDQLTLEVEIERMKAGISKFKGRALVGAELACEATLMCAMRQIN
- the lpxD gene encoding UDP-3-O-(3-hydroxymyristoyl)glucosamine N-acyltransferase — protein: MALQLGAIVDALGGELHGDAALCIERLAPLQNAQPDALSFLSHPKYQQELAASKAACVIVSPAMREAAAARGAFIVVADPYLYFARLTQLWKAHHARPEADRIHPSAVIHPEAHVDPTARISALCVVERGARIGAGTVLKSRVTISEDCIVGERCLLHPGVVIGADGFGLAPHKGEWVKIEQLGAVRIGNDVEIGANTCIDRGALDDTVIEDGVKLDNLIQIGHNVRVGKHTAMAGCVGVAGSATIGAHCTFGGGAIVLGHLTVADGVHVSAATVVTRSIHKAGQYTGMFPIDDNASWEKNAATLKQLHSLRERLKALEKAPQKK
- a CDS encoding OmpH family outer membrane protein, whose translation is MTHLIRAAAGALLIPVFALVAAPAAQAQETFRIGFVNPDRVLREAQPAKAAQAKLESEFLKREKDLTTQGEALKSASERFEREAPTLSESQRTARQRALVDQDRDFQRRRREFQEDLNARKNEELQQVYERANRVVKQVAEAEKYDAILQEAIYINPKHDITDKVIKALNASTTSSAPAGGK
- the bamA gene encoding outer membrane protein assembly factor BamA, with protein sequence MNTNFSRFRLRSVAAVVASALAATAAWAVEPFTVRDIRVEGLQRVEPGTIFASLPLRVGDTYSDERGSAAIRALFDLGLFKDVRIDVNGNVLVVIVEERPTIADVDFVGTKEFDKAALQKALREVGLTDGRPYDKALADRAEQELKRQYVSRSLYNAQVVTTVTPIERNRVNLTFTVTEGDSARIREVRVVGNKAFSESTLLSLFDQDSGGFMSWYTKSNQYSRSKLNADLETLRSYYITRGYLEFRIDSTQVAISPDRQDLTVTVNITEGEKFVVAGVKLDGNYLGRDEEFKSLVSIKPGEPYNGEEVTETTKAFTDYFGTFGYAFARVQARPEIDRVNNRVTLTLQAEPSRRVYVRRVAVGGNAKTRDEVIRREFRQFEASWYDGDKIKISRDRVDRLGFFTEVNVETQEIPGSPDQVDLVVNVAEKPTGSLQLGAGYSSAEKVALTFGISQENVFGSGNFLGLQVNTSKYNRTLSLTTTDPYFTQDGISRTVSVYHTTTRPYNYSVDGDYKLVNQGASIRFGVPFSEVDTVFFGVGLERYAFDAQSSFAFLTPKSYRDYFQCKTDASGLFVSRCDQDSVWGVPLTIGWGRDNRDSALVPTSGRLQRANLELGVGGDMKYLKTSYQYQQFFPINKQYTFAINGEVGYGKAFGGKTFPIFKNFYAGGLGSIRGFEQNSLGPRDAPLLGQTEGAALGGTKKAIFNAELSTPFPGAGNDRTLRLYGFFDVGNVFGSRAEGLTDAQYKAQKKLRASVGLGVSWISPLGPLRLAYAFPIKSQKEVVDPATGLVTIPKDRIQRLQFQIGTSF